Part of the Zea mays cultivar B73 chromosome 4, Zm-B73-REFERENCE-NAM-5.0, whole genome shotgun sequence genome is shown below.
CTCCATGACCCTTGGGTTTGCCATTAGTTCCGCCATGGCCCATCGGAGAGTACACGTTGTTGCCTTGATTGCTGCCACGAACACATCCTGCTTGCATGCCCAACACACATACACCAAAGAAGAAATTGTGAAACTAAAGAAGAAATTGCCTAGTTTTAGTTGTCAAACTAAAGTAGAAATTGGAGAGAGATACCAAACGGTGACATAGTTGAATCGGAGTAAGGACAGCGTTGGTATAGCTTCACCAACAGCTTCATTAATTGATGTGAGCTATTTGGACTAATATTATTTGCTAGTATGCAATGTTTTAGTTCAAAGGATACAACATAGACCAAATTACTTGTTTTCAATCTCTAAGCACTAAAATTTCTAACCAAATGTTTTACACTTACAAAAGCTAATACATCTCTACTATATTTAAGTGGGAATCTCCCTCCTACTCGGTGCGCGATCTCCGCGTCACCACCTTGTGGGCCCCACGCCCAGTGCCCGCACAACGCTCTCTTAGCTACACACTGTGGCCCCTAGCACCCGCCCCCGCCCGTGCAGCGTACTCTCAACTACCAGCTACTGTCCTATGGGCCCGCTTAGCGCCCTCTCAGTTAAGCACTGTGGCCCCTAGCGCCCGCCCCCGCCCATGCAGCGTACTCTCGGCTACCAACTACTGCTGTATGGGCCCGCCCAACGCTCGACCCCGCCCGCCCATGCAGTGTACTCTCAGCTACCAGCTACTGCCCTATGGGTCTGCCAAGTGTCCAACCCCGCTTGCCCATGTAGTGTATTCTCAGCTACCAGCTACTAGCCTATGGGACTGCCAAGTGTCCGGCCTCGCCCGGCGCAACTACCATACCATGCAAAAAATAGTGCAGAGTGAGGCCTTAAAAACCCACGCCCCTTGCTCCAGACATTTAGGGCTAACCACCAGACCACACGTTCCTTCGTGTTTAGAAGTAAACGATAaccatatttgaataaatatctaaATACCTATCCATATAATATATAGAAACCGTAACAAAGTACGTGCAACTAACTCTCTTGAAAGTATGTTACACAAGAGACGGTACTAGCAATAtcagtgagcaaaaacattgcctagttttACATAGTCATCAATCCTTtcaaatgaaagaataatgaacTTGATAAAGATATGTATTCTTGTTTAAATCTactatgagctcaactctattagtGTATCAAAACTAGGTGAAACAGACATTGTGAGAAAAATAGTCAATGTGCTTCCATGTAACAAGTATGCAAGTGTTATCACCATCCTCCCACTATAGAAAAATTGACAATTATCGGCGGCCAAAATAATTTTCGGTGGTTTTTAGGGGCCGCCAAAATTAAGGGCTTTAATTTTGGCGGCCAATTCCGCAACCATGTAGGTTAGTAAATTTTGGCGGCAAACTCTGAAGTCGCATTTGATAAGTAATTTTCGTGGTCCCAACTCCGCTGCAGTCAAAAGTTATTTCATTGACTAAACATTAAGCCACTATCGATAACCTATTTTCGTCGGGCTCAAACTAGCCATTGAAAATTAAGCGGTTTTAGGGGCGCGCGTAGCCGCTCGCCCGCGCCTGTTTCTTTTCAGCCGAACACTGCCATTTCAGCGAAAATAAAGGGCCACAAAAAATTACCACCGACAGGCTTATTTTCGACAGATGTGCCATTGCCACCAAAAATTACAAAATTTCAACGAAAATAAGCCTTATTTGCGGTGAATTAGAGTCGCCATGCcaaagccgccgaaaataggccATTGCCGCTAGAAGTAAGCTATTTTTGGTGGCAATGACCTTATTTTTGGCAGGTTTGGCCACCAAAAAAATGTCTATTTTCCTATAGTGTCCACAACATAAAGACTTGGGCACAATGACCCAAGGCTTGTCATGGAAGATGGGTAAAGAAGAAGACACTTCATCAAGCAAAGACATAGCTCTCACATGTGGAGCGCAAGAATATGAAGGGCAAGAAGCAAGTTGAAAGCTCAGGCTCAAGCATCTGAGGTGAAGACAAAGATGAAAAAGGTGATGATGTTCATGATCAAGCGTCCATATCATCCTTCTAAGTTCATGAAGATATAATCAAGATAGTGAGAAAGGTGATGAGGTTGATTTGTAGGGTGAACCTAATGGGTGTGCATATCCATGTTGAATACATCCTATTCAATATAGATAGTAAAGAACAAAGAAAGATGAAATGTTTTAAATGCGACAAGAATGGACATTTCAAGGAAAGTTGTCCAAACAATCCACACCCAAGGATTAAAAAAGAGGTGCAAGGCCCAAACTCTCACATAAATCAAGACCTAAGATGATTCATCAAGTGAAGATGAAGCCAACACAGAATCACAGATGTAATCGCTCTTTATCACCTTCCtcccacaaatgccttatggcaagaggtaacatctAAGACTCATCCTCTAGTTAGCCATAGAGAAAATGAAAATCCCTCTACTAAAGAATTTGCCAAGTCATCAAATCCTTTAAAGAagtttgcactaaacaaaaggctcaactaaAAACACTAAAATGAAAATTAGTTAGCTCACAAAAGGCTTAGCAAAATTTGCTAGAACAATATGAGCACCTAATGAATAAAAATAAAAAAGTTAAAAGCAAAGTTGGCTAGCTCTCAATATGCTTATGAAAGTTTGCTAAATAAAATGGAAATTCCTAGCATACACAATCATGAACTATTTAAATAGATAGAAGCTATATATTGTAGGACCCCCGAGACACCTATAATTGAAACAAGTAAAAACGATTAAAAATGTTTCTACTTCCAGCTATGAATTGATTGGTATAAACTCACCCCTTGCAAACAAATTTGTGTTTAGAATGTCACTACAAAAGTATCATTACAACAAAATGTTGAAAACATCAGCTAAATTAAGAATGTCGGTGCCGACGTACTTAAGTTAGATAAGTATGTCGGTTTTCTTAGGCCGACGTACTTATCTAGTTAAGTATGTCAGTTGTGTGGGTGGATCGACATACTTATCTACCATAAGTAAGTCGGCTGGTCGGTGGACTGACGTACTTAAGTTTAAGTATGTCGGTGTGACTACGACTTATTTGATTAAGTATGACAGAGTAAGTAAGTCAGTAACCCATGTACTTAACTTAAGTACGTCGGCCTATTAGATTAAGTATGTTGGTTCCTAGCCGACGTTCTTTAAATGTTTTCCTGTGGTCAAAAGAGATTGCAAGGGAAAATGAAGAACCCAAGCAATAAAAGACTTGCCTCACTAAGGACTTCACCAAAAGAAAAGGCAAGGTGAAGCTTACCTAACCATATCAGGATAACACTACAAAGGGACCGAAGAAGCTTGATGATGGGAGAAATCGTGGTTTGCTTCATGTGCCACAAGGAAGACCATAAGTCCTATCAGTTTAAGGTGAAGAATGGGGGATAAAGGAAAATACAAGCAAGCAAGCTCTCCAACACCTACCAACAAAGTTAAAAAGAGGACCACCAAATCATATCTCTTGAAGAATAAAAAGAATGCCAAGGTGGTGGCCATCAAGgtgaacaagcaagccaacacaaGAGGGGGCAAATGGATTTTGGTGCCAAAGCAGATTATCTCAATCATAAAGAGGACAaaaaaggtttggatcccaagaggTAACTGAAAAGTCCAATTGTATGGTGAATTTGGAGATTTTGCAAGGTTGGGATgcatatcatgggatgcatcatattataacaagtttattgccaagtgggttattgaaaactatggatccaaatttcccacccatgttaGGTAACTAGATTCTTCATTTGGTATTAGTTTTTTACATTCATTTCAACtggtatctagtttacctttataCCCTTGTTTTGCTATGCATTTCATTTTACATTCTCGGCATGCATACACTAAgataatcatatggtaggattgattGGTTTCACTCATACCCATGGAAAAAACTTACATGGAGTAAAATATTTAGGAGCATGACACACATATCATTAATTTATGAACAAATTGTATCAAATTTTTCATCTGGTAttcaatattatcaattggtatcatttgATTTATTATGTGTTAATGCCCAAATTATTGATGATTTGCTCATAAATATAACCTACAAGTAGGGTTCACACTCATGTGACATTATTCTTTAAGTGGTATCTTAATGTTATAAGTTTAAGTGCATgtttcctacaagtattcaaaatttGTATGCACAGTTTTAGAGGGAGGTCACTCTATAAgttggtatctttgagactaacatccTTTCGAGCTTATCAAGTGTGTAGTATTATCAATCAAGAAAAATTGAGCCCCCAAAGAAAAACAACAAGCTTCAACCGCAAGATTTCAATAATTGATATCATATATACAGTATAGGGTTCAATTGGACATGTATATTGGTATCGAGATTGTTTAATATCTTTTACATGCATTCTTTATACACTATATAGTCTAGTTTTTTCTTCTTACAATTTCACCCCATTACTATGCAAAAGGTTTACTTTTAAGTTGATACCAATATAGGATACTTTTCATCATATGTATGTATATAGATAGGGGGAACTTAGTCTATATAATACAAGTAAATTTTTTTGGCGATCCTCTCCTCATCCAACGGGGAGATTTCATAATAAAGGGGGAGAAGTGTTTATAAGATCATAATAAAGGTGATTTTCGTAATAAAGGAGAAGTGTTTATAGGAGCTTAGTCTATATTGTACTAGAGGGAAAGAGGCCCACGACAGTCGAAaactcgatagtggagatggcgaGAAGCATCCGAAAGATTCTACAACTAGATCACCACTTGCACATGGAGAAGAATTGAGGTTATCCATGGAGCTACGTGACCGAAAGCTTGGTCCTTGCGTGGTGATCCACCAAAGAATAGGAGGAAACTTCCACGGTTCTCGATACCTCTGTAAAAATATCGACGTGTCGACGAAAGTTTATATCTCTACCATATTTATGTTTCTGCATTTATATTTCGTTATCTTGGTTACGTGCTTTATCTTTCTAGCTTATAAGTTAGTTGATAGGTTTGTAACCTAGCTTCCATAACTCCTTACTGTAGAGATAATAACACATAGTTAATATCATAGTTGCACATAATTAAGATAATTTATTTAACAAAGTTTGACTAGAAAAATAAAGACTATAGTTTATATAGAAATTACAATGATTAATTCACCGTCTTAGCTGTCACCATTATTTTCAAAGGCTAGGCACCATGACACTTTAGACCTTGTTTATTTTCTTCTCGGATTATATAATTcgacttatagattatataagcaTATAATAACCTGTTTATTGATTATCATATCTAGGtaactagattatataatccacctaAAAATATGttgttttttgtttttttaactTAGGTaggctagattatataatctagagggtAAATAAACAAAGCcttattcttttttttcttcctATCTTAGAGGTGTTCCGTCAAACAAACAGAGTGAGAAAAATATCTCAACTTTACCCACAAAGTTATTTGTTTGTGAAGATAAAAACAAAACAAATAGATTTACCGGTGAAGCTGAACTGTTCTAACGAGCCCTTCAAAGACGAGAGACATTACCATTAACATATTGACGATGATTCCGTGGGTGAGAGAAATTGATCCCATGGCGCCTTCGTCATTCCGGATCCTCAGCAGCACGTCGACCATGTCCTGCCCGTCGTCAGCTTGTCCAGTTGATGACCTCCTCTCCTCGTGGAGGCGAAGGATACCTTCCATGAGGCGGACCACCGCCAGCCTGTTCCGCTCCGCCTTGCCGTTGCGCGGCAGCATCCGCGCCAGCCACGACGATGGGAACAGGTCCCGCAGGTCGAAGAGCGACGAGAAGTCCAGAGCCTGCTCGACTGTATCGAGCAGCGCGGCTCGGTCGGGCATCGTCCGGTCGCCGAAGATGGCGCGCACTGCCGAGTCCGTGACGaacgcggcgagccgctcgtcgatGTTGGCGAGCTGGCCCGGCGCAGACGCCGCCGCCTGCTGCAGGGACGACACGAGGCGGGCCGCCTCCTGCTCGCGGATGCGCCTGAACGACTCGACGCGCTGCGCGCTGAGGAGCTCGTTCACGAGGACCCGCCGCAGCAGCCGCCAGTGGTCGCCGTAGGGCGCGAAGACGATCCCCATGCCGTACCTCGAGTAGAGCTCGTCGAGCGCCGGGCTGGTCGGCCGCTGCTCGAAGGCGGCGTCGCGGAACACCGCCTCCGCCGCTTCGGCGGacgagacgacgacgacggcgcgcTCGCAGATCCTGAGCTGCATGATCGGGCCGTGGCGGAGGGAAAGGTCGCGCATGCGGCGGTGCGGCGGGAGCCTGCTCAGAAGCCAGTGGGAGCTGCCGATTACCGGCAGCTGCCACGGTCCGG
Proteins encoded:
- the LOC103654533 gene encoding ent-isokaurene C2/C3-hydroxylase, with protein sequence MEEFATPHYYGCCALCIFLLFLVLAVVGAKPGTIKKLRPNLPPGPWQLPVIGSSHWLLSRLPPHRRMRDLSLRHGPIMQLRICERAVVVVSSAEAAEAVFRDAAFEQRPTSPALDELYSRYGMGIVFAPYGDHWRLLRRVLVNELLSAQRVESFRRIREQEAARLVSSLQQAAASAPGQLANIDERLAAFVTDSAVRAIFGDRTMPDRAALLDTVEQALDFSSLFDLRDLFPSSWLARMLPRNGKAERNRLAVVRLMEGILRLHEERRSSTGQADDGQDMVDVLLRIRNDEGAMGSISLTHGIIVNMLMDVFVAAIKATTCTLRWAMAELMANPRVMEKVQSEIQRVLAGQDRVREEALRDLGYLRAVIKETLRLHPTIPLVPRICTQDDRKIQGYDVPKGTILVANVWAISRDPKYWHSRRQDDDDDPDKFVPERFEAAEQAFSFTGSDLEFMPFGAGRRICPGIAFSQANTEIALASLLYHFDWALPAGRVRPEELDMTDSCGLEVRRNAELLLRPIPRRVRIPQQVADEIYIG